Within Stieleria sp. JC731, the genomic segment CTACCGTTCTGCCGTGAACGAAGATTCAACCATTCACTGAGATTTTCAGCGACAATTGTTACGCGACGTCTACAACGGACTGCTTTACATCGGTGACGCGATCTCGGCCCGTGACCTCAAGCAGATTTACCATCATCAAATCGCTGCGGTAGTTGACTTGGCTGCCAATGAACCGCCAGCGGCTCTTGGCCGCGATATCATCTATTGCCGTTTTCCGATCTCCGACGATGGTTCAAATGATGACTTGCTAATTTCGGCAAGCATTGACTGCCTGCGATCGCTGCTCGAACGCGACTACCGAACGCTTGTGGCTTGCAGTGCGGGAATGAGCCGTTCACCAACGATTGCTGCTGCTTCATTATCCATCATCACGGATGATCCGC encodes:
- a CDS encoding dual specificity protein phosphatase family protein is translated as MLRDVYNGLLYIGDAISARDLKQIYHHQIAAVVDLAANEPPAALGRDIIYCRFPISDDGSNDDLLISASIDCLRSLLERDYRTLVACSAGMSRSPTIAAASLSIITDDPLADTLSRITANAPRDVSPALFASVIRVHATLVARRRA